One genomic segment of Besnoitia besnoiti strain Bb-Ger1 chromosome VII, whole genome shotgun sequence includes these proteins:
- a CDS encoding putative prohibitin family protein (encoded by transcript BESB_080180), with amino-acid sequence MATAGGSPWRTLGRNLWKWCRTWDAEKRKNTKIVVGTLVIAGTLWSCGRRVPGGYVGFIQCRDGTVTPYLWEEQAVFPFIPYFQKPVVVRVLPAYKKMSKILKTKDGKEIEASVKVRLQPKVAFVPEIYLRFGREFGRAFLHEELSIDLRSVVKEHTYAELIKNDEATDAIVDDLVERFQDAAAFHKVIITEVSVVFRNPEDDEEEEVKPL; translated from the exons atggcgacggcgggcggctCTCCCTGGCGGACTTTGGGCAGGAATTTATGGAAGTGGTGCCGTACGTGGGACgcggaaaagcgaaaaaacacGAAAATCGTTGTCGGCACCCTCGTCATCGCGGGCACCCTTTGGtcctgcggcagacgcgttCCTGGAGGATACGTGGGATTCATTCAGTGCCGCGACG GGACCGTGACGCCGTATCTGTGGGAAGAGCAAGCGGTTTTTCCTTTTATCCCCTACTTCCAGAAGCCCGTTGTGGTGCGTGTGCTGCCCGCCTACAAGAAAATGAGCAAGATTCTCAAGACGAAGGATGGGAAAGAAATCGAA GCTTCGGTGAAGGTTCGTCTGCAGCCGAAGGTGGCGTTTGTCCCTGAGATTTACCTTCGCTTCGGACGCGAGTTCGGTCGGGCCTTTCTGCATGAAGAGTTGAGCATCGATCTGCGGAGCGTCGTGAAGGAGCACACCTACGCAGAGCTGATCAAAAACGACGAAGCCACGGACGCGATCGTCGACGACCTCGTCGAGCGCTTccaagacgccgcggccttccacAAGGTCATCATCACAGAAGTC AGCGTCGTATTCAGAAAccccgaagacgacgaggaggaggaagtgAAGCCGCTCTGA